The Chryseobacterium sp. LJ668 genome segment CAACTAATACTGCATCAAGTTCAGGTCTTTTGATTTCGAAAATATTGATTTGAATATCCTTTTTTGTAAGTTTCTTCAATTCTTCTTTTAACTTGTCAACTTCCTGACCTCCTTTCCCGATGATTAATCCCGGTCTGGCTGTAGTGATTGTTACTGTTACTAATTTAAGTGTTCTTTCAATATAAATTTTTGAAATTCCACCTTTAGATAATCTTGCTTCAAGGTATCTTCTGATTTTGTAGTCTTCAGCGATTCTGTCTCCATAATCGTTTCCGCCAAACCAGTTAGAATCCCATCCTCTGATGATACCTAATCTGTTACCAATTGGATTTGTCTTCTGTCCCATACCTTGAATTAATTTTCTTTTGTACCTAAGATTAGTGTAATGTGGTTTGATCTTTTTCTGATTCTGTACCCTCTTCCTTGTGGAGCTGGTCTTAGTCTCTTCAATTGTCTAGCACTGTCTACAAAAATTTCTTTAACGATAAGATTAGCTTCTTCAATATCAGCACCTTCGTTCTTTGTTTGCCAGTTGGCCATCGCAGAAAGTAATACTTTTTCTAATTTTTCAGAAGCTCCTTTTTTTGAATATTTTAGGATGCTTAAAGCTTTGTCAACTTCTACCCCTCTGATGATATCAGCAACTAATCTCATCTTTCTAGGAGATGTCGGGCAATCGTTGTGTAATGCTTTTACTACATCTTGATTTGTTAATTTACGTGCTAATGCACTTTCTCTTTTTCTTGATCCCATGATTATCTACTTCCTTTGTTTTTATTACCACCATGACCTCTGAAAGATCTTGTTGGAGAAAATTCGCCTAGCTTGTGACCAACCATGTTTTCTGTAACATAAACAGGGATAAAAGATTTCCCGTTGTGTACTGCAATAGTTTGTCCTACGAAGTCCGGAGAGATCATTGATGCTCTAGACCAAGTTTTAATAACTGTTTTTTTACCAGCTTCTATATTTGCCTGAACCTTCTTATCTAAAGTATATGCGATGAATGGTCCTTTTTTAAGTGATCTTGCCATAATTATTTACGTTTAGATATGATATGACGGTTAGACGCTTTGTTTTTCTTTCTGGTTTTGTAACCTTTAGCCGGCATACCGTTTCTAGATCTTGGGTGACCTCCAGAAGACTTACCTTCTCCACCTCCCATTGGGTGATCTACAGGGTTCATTACTACCGGTCTTGTTCTAGGTCTTCTACCTAACCATCTGCTTCTACCAGCTTTACCTGAAACAGTTAACTGATGATCAGAGTTAGAAACAGATCCAATCATTGCATAACATTCAGTAAGGATCATTCTAGATTCTCCTGAAGGCAATTTGATGATTGCATATTTTCCGTCTCTTGAAGTCAATTGAGCTGAAGAACCAGCACTTCTTGCTAAGATTGCACCTTGACCAGGCTTCATTTCGATACAAGAAATTACTGTACCTAATGGAATGTTTTTCAATTTCATTGCGTTACCTACATTAGGCTCTACGCTTTCTCCTGAAATGATTTTCTGATCAACTTTGATCCCGTTTGGAGCGATGATGTATCTCTTCTCTCCGTCTGCATATTCAACTAAAGCGATGAAAGCAGTTCTGTTTGGATCATATTCTACAGTTTTTACCGTTGCTTCAACATCATGTTTGTTTCTTTTGAAGTCGATAATTCTGTATTTCTTTTTGTGTCCACCTCCGGTGTAACGCATGGTCATTTTACCAGTTTGGTTACGTCCACCTGACTTACTAATACCAACGGTTAGAGACTTCTCTGGTTTGTTGGTAGTAATTTCCTCAAAATTGTTTACAATTCTGAATCTCTGTCCTGGGGTGATAGGTTTTAATTTTCTAACAGACATTACTATTATTTATAATTAATAATTAATTTACAGCAAAAATGTCAATTACTTCCCCTTCTGCAAGAGTGATAATTGCTTTTTTCAATTTGTTTGTCTTTCCTACTTGAAGACCTTTTTTAGTGTGCTTTGAAGAAACTTTAGGAGCATAAATCATGGTTCTAACGTCTGCTACTTTCACACCGTAAGCTACTTCTATCGCTTTTTTAATCTGGATTTTATTCGCCTTAGGTTGTACTAAGAAAGAATAAGCACCTCTTAAATCTGTAAGATAGTTTGCCTTTTCTGAAATAACTGGTTTGATAATTAGTGACATGATTTATTTCTTTAAATTTTCCTGGAATTTTTCAACTGCACCTTCTAAGAAAACGATCTCACCTGCATTGATTAAGTCATAAGAACTGATCTCATTGAACTTCATCACTTTAGTCTTAGGCAAGTTTCTTGAAGATAAATATACATTCTTGTTTGTATCAGGCAGAATGAATAAAGACTTCTTATCGTTCAATGCCAATGCATTCAAGATAGTGATGAAATCTTTAGTTTTAGGAGCAGAAATGCTCAAACCTTCTACAATTTTAATACTGTTATCTTTCATCTTTTGAGAAAGAACAGATTTTTTAGCCAATCTCTTAAGCGCTTTGTTCAATTTGAATCTGTAGTCTCTTGGCTTTGGACCAAAAATTCTACCTCCACCTCTGAAAACCGGTGACTTGATATCACCATATCTTGCAGAACCTGAACCTTTTTGCTTTTTCAACTTTTTAGTTGAACCAGTGATTTCGCTTCTTTCTTTTGATTTATGAGTACCTTGACGCTGAGCAGCAAGATATTGTTTTACTTCTAAGTAAACCGCGTGCTTATTTGGCTCAATACCGAATACAGATTCGTCTAGAGTTACTTTTTTTCCGGTTTCTTTTCCTGATGTATTTAATACTACTAGTTCCATTTTCTGATAATTACATAAGAATTTTTAGCTCCCGGAACAGCACCTTTTACTACTAAAAGATTTTGTTCTTGATCCACTTTTAATACCTGAAGGTTTTGTACAGTTACCTGCTTACCTCCCATTCTACCTGCCATTCTCATTCCTTTGAATACTCTCGAAGGATCCGATCCTGCACCGATAGAACCTGGGGCTCTTAATCTGTTGTGCTGACCGTGAGTGGCTTGCATTACACCTCCAAAGCCGTGTCTTTTAACAACACCCTGGAAACCTTTACCTTTAGAAGTTCCTGTTACATCAACAAATTCACCTTCAGCGAATAAGTTAACTTTTACTTCATCTCCAACGCTTACTGTATCGACGAATTCTCTGTAGAATTCTACCAATTTAGCTTTAGGAGCAGAACCAGCCTTTTTAAAATGGCCGGCTAACGCTTTACCAACGTTCTTTTCACTCTTGTCATCGAAACCTAACTGAACAGATTTATATCCGTCCTTTTCAATGGTTCTGACCTGTAAAACTGAGCAAGGACCTGCCTGGATAACGGTACACGGCATATTTTTGCCGTTTTCGTCAAACAGAGAAGTCATCCCAATTTTTTTTCCAATAATACCTGACATTATTTATATAATATGTTATAAAATTTCCTTGTATTGAATTTCATTTTAAAATATCATGAGTAATTTCTAAGTTTGAATTAGGCATACTTCTTTCCTAAAATGAGTGTGCAAATGTATGAATAATTTTCAAAATGGCAAATATTTATTGCAAATATTTTGATTTATAACCAATTAGGTATTTCCTAAAAATTTAAGGTGAAATTTGTCTGAGATTATTTCTATTTTTGATAAAAAGAATTATGAAATCACTTTTTTCAAAGCCGATAGCTTTTACCAGCCCATATAACCGGCATAAAGACAATCGTGAAAAGCATCTTATATAATTATGAAAAGATTTCAACTGCTTATTATATTTCTTACTATTATTTCCTGCAGCGAAAAACAGAGACATCCTTACACCTATTATTATTGGAAAACAAATCTTGCTTTTAACGAAACTGAAAAAAAGGCACTCAATCAATCTACTGCACCTTATTTGTATACAAGATTTTTTGATGTAGATAAACTGAACGGAAAATTTGAGCCGGTTGCTGTTATCACCCAAGACAAAAGTTTCCAAACTGATAAGAAAATTGTTCCGGCAGTTTTTATAACAAATCGTACTTTTCTGAATATTAAAAAAGAAGAAATAAAATTTCTTGCCCAAAGCATTCATCAGTTAATAAAAAAAAAAATTGCAGATTATACTTTAAAGATCGATAATGAAATCCAGATTGACTGCGACTGGACCGCCGGGACTAAAGATGACTATTTTTTATTTTTGAAGGAATTGAAAAAGATATCTGGCAAACAAATCACCTGTACCTTAAGACTTCATCAGGTGAAAGATAAAAATCTCATGGGAATTCCACCTGTAGAAAAAGTATATCTGATGTGCTATTCTACTTCTTCGCCACTAGAAAACTCTGATATAAATTCGATTTTAGATGTAAATATTCTGAAAAATTATCTGTTTAAACTAGAAGAATATCCTTTGAAAAAGATTGAAGTAGCGCTCCCCATTTATTCCTGGGGAATCGTCACCAATCATTTGGGTAAGCATAAACTAATCAACGCATTATCTAAAAAAAATCTTACGAACCCCAATTTTAATAAAATCTCCGAAAGTGAAATTGAAGTGGCAAAAGACGGTTTCTATTTTGGAAGTTTTCTGAATAAAGGTTTTAAAATAAAAGTCGAAGAAATTTCTGATGAACAGATTGAAGAAGTAATAGAGTTTTTAGATAAAAAATTAAATGCCTACATCATCATATATTATCAATTAGATAGTAAATTTGTATATGGTCGAAATTTTCAAAAAATATAGATTAGAGATAAACTGTTTAAAATAAACACCAATATTAACATGAAAAAGTATCTTCTTACTCTTATCATTGCATCGCTTTTTTATACCAAATCTGAAGCTTGCGCATGGGCAGATCCCGATTATGATTACTTTAATCTTTTTACCCAAAGTATCATAAAAGATAAATCTTACCTGCCTTTTCTTCATAACTATTCTGAAAGATTTTATACTGATTTTAAAAGGTCACAGATTCCTGACGAAAATATAGAATCTTGGCGAAAATATTTTAATAATCAGCTCACCTATTCTGAGACAAATTATCTGGTATATGCAATGACGATGAATGATCTGAACAACCTGAAAAAAGGCAGCCCAAACAATCAGCTGCTGAAAAAAGTAGGATCTGGTTTTTATCAAAAATATCGCGAAGGAATCGATTATCTGATTGAGGCAAAATACCTTGAGCCCTACATGAAAATCAATTATGTAGAAACTGCAGATTCTTTTTATTACAGAGAAAATGAAAATGATAAAAATGCAACCAATTTAGATTACAAAAAAACAGTCTCAGCATTAACTTCCTTATACAATGCTGCAAAAAATCCTGAGATCAAGCAGCGTTACGGTTATCAGCTTGTTCGTTTTAATCATTATACAAGGAATTTTGATACGGCGCTTCAGGCCTTCAAGATGTATGTACAATCTCTTTCATTAAGAGGTGCTGCTTATTATATGGCATTAGATCAATTGGCAGGTGCTCAAAGAGGTCTGCAGATGGGTGAAGATGCAAACTGGAATTTCTTTCAGGTCTTTAAGAACAGCAAGAGCCGTAAAGAATCTGCATTTATTTCGATGAAACTTTCTGACACAGCTTCTTTTAATAATATTCTGAAAAGGGCCGGAAACAACGATGAGAAAAACATGGCCTATTTTCTACTTGGATATGAAGATTTTACCAATCCGATTCCGATGATGGAAAAAATGTATGACATCGATCCTGATTCTGAAATCCTGAAGGTGATGGCTGTGAGAAGTATCAATGAGCTTGAAAGAAGTTATTTACCAACTTACTATTACGATTCTAAAGATTCGGATCAGTCAAGTAAGATTGGGGCAGACAATAACTCAAATAAAATTGAGACGAAAGAGGCAAAACCAAAAGAGCTTTCTTTCTGGCAAAAGATTGTGATGTTTTTTAAAAATCTTTTCAGTTCAAAATCTGATAAAGAAAAAGACGGAAACAAAAACGATCAAAGCGATGACGAACTGCTTGAAAACCCGAACAGAATTCCTTTTTACACGAAAAATCAAAGCTATTATTACGATGATAAGCAAAAAGATTTCCTGGATGATCTGGAACAGTTTACGGATAAAACAAAAGAGAAATCGAAAGACGAATACTGGCAGATCGCAAGTGCTTATCTTAAATTTCTAAAGAAAGATTACAAGGCAAGCACAGAAATTCTCGAAGAAATCAAAACCAGTAATCCCGAATATTTGGAAGAGATCAAAAGAATGAAAGTGTTGAATGACATTGTTTCTCAACCCAAAATAACAGCGGAATTCGAAGATCATCTTATCAAAGATTACGCAGATTATTTTGTTGAAAAGAAAATTGAAAAAGACAGCATCGATGAAGGAGGATATGACTATTACGGCTCTGCTCCATCTACAGCTTCTTTCCTGAAAGATGTTTTGGCAAACCGTTATTTTCTGCAGGGTGAAGACGGGAAATCTTTCCTGATGAATAATAAACTGTCTGATCTTCAATACAACCCCAATTCAACATTAGTAAAAAGCGTGGAAAATTTTTACAGAAAAACGAACAAGACTCAGTTTGAACAGCAGATTATTGCCAAAAATATGGACGACGTTGGCAATATTGATGCTTTTTTTAATGTGATTTACGGTGACCGCGCGATGAGAACGGCTGATTTTGAGAAAGCGAAATCATATTATCAGAAAGCTCAGAATTTCTCCGGAATACCACGGGAAAATTACGAAACATATAATCCAAAAACTGACAAGTACGAAAAATTAGTATACACTGGAGAAAATTATGATGGATACAACAATATTCCGGATTTGGTTTTCGGGCATAATGTTTGGGAAAGTTTCGGAAGTTCAGATGTAGAAAGCATGGTAGCAGAAGGTTATACGGCATTTCCATATATCAAAACCAATATGAATAAGCTTGAATTGGCAGATGCTTTGATTCAGCTAAAAAAAGCAGGAAACGGAAAAGACCAAAAATCTTCTCAAGCCAATCAGCTGATTGGGAATGTTTTGTATAACACATCAATTTTAGGATATTACCGTGAATTGTTTGTGATGGATGTTGACAACAGCAATGGCGGAAAATATGATTTCTGGAGTACAGGTAAGAAAAACCCATATCAGTATTACTACAAGAATTTTACTTCAACAACCTATATCGAGCCTGATAATTTCGATTTAGCTATAAACTATTATAAAAAAGCAATGAATATCTCAACAGATAAAGAACAAAAGGCAAGAATTTTATTTCAGATGGCCAGTGCCGAGCAGGGAAAGTACTATCAATATGAATCAAAAAATCAAGCAAATATCAATTATGATGATCCTCAATGGTCACAGAAAAATGATGCTTACCAAAAACAGCTTAATGATATCAAAAATCAAAAGTACAGAACTTATTTTGCTCAATTGAAGTCACAGTATTCAGATACTGAAGCTGCCAGAACGCTTTTGGGAAGCTGCAGTTACTTTGATTATTTTATGAAGAGATAATTGAAAGCAATAAAAAAAGGAATCAATTGGATTCCTTTTTTTATTGCTGGGCCTGTTCCCGCATCCATTCTTCATATTTCTTTTTAAATGATGCCTGCTTAGAATCCTGATTTCTATGAGCAGCATCTATAGAATGAGATGCATGGATGTCTTCATCTTCTTCTGCAAAATCTGCTAATTTCTCGTAATAACAATGTATTTGATCTAACTCTTTTTCGGTAAGATCTTCGATATCAACCATTCTGTTACTTGCTTTTTCATTGGCTGCGATCAGCTCATTTAGTTTGATTTGAATTGCTTTTGAATCTTTATTCTGTGCTTTCTGAATTAAAAAAACCATCAGGAATGTGATGATTGTTGTACCCGTATTAATCACCAATTGCCATGTTTCAGAATAATTAAATACCGGACCGGAAAGTGCCCAGATTACAACAATTGCAACCGCACTGAGAAAAGCATAAGAGCTGCCCGTAAATTTTGTTGCCCAATTTGAAAATCTTTCGAAAATACTTTTATCTGATTTTGACATTGCTTTTATTTTTATTAAAATTAATCAAAAAACATCTGTTACTTAACAGTTACTATCGGATTTTTTATAGGCTTTTCCGATCTTCAACTTTAATTCCAATACCATTCATTTCACATTCGGATCTCGATTATTTTTATACTGTTCTTTAAATGAACGCGACGTATCACTGAACCATTTTTCTCTTTTTTATGAATTGTCTCCTCTAACTTACTAATTATCACTTTCACTATCATCAGGAGCTTCTACCCTTTCTTCACTGTATCTTTTTTGTTGCCTGTGCTTTTTCCAAAGAACACAAAAGGATGTCGTTTCAATCGGGTTAGGGTGAGGTATATTCCCTCATGCGGTGTCAAAAATATTAAAATCTCGGATTTAAGTTTAGGTTAGGTTTAGTTGTAAATCAGGTAATCACCTTTTTTGTATTGGACTTCATTCTAATTGATAACAAAACAATTCTTTATTGGTCAACGTAAACGGAGTTTTATGACAGGTTGTAAGCGAAAGATTCTTTACCCCGCAGAGCCACGAAGTGGCGAGCTGTTCATAGAACATAGATCATATTGATTGATTGATTGATTGATTGATTGATTGATCAGTTAAGATGATCAAGCTCCGGAGGAGCGGCCTGTTAAAGTCGGCTGGACATAAAAAAATCTGCTATTTAAATATCAAGATAATTTTTGCCTTTGTGTCAGCTTTAAATTTAGCTTCAGTTTATTTCAAAAAAAAAGCTCCTTTATCGTTTGATAAAGGAGCTTTAAAAAAAAGACTGGCGGCGACCTACTCTCCCGCTTTCGCAGTACCATCGGCGCTGGTGGGCTTAACTTCTGTGTTCGGAATGGGAACAGGTGAGCCCCACCGCTAAAACCACCCTAAAGGTTGTATATAGCTGTAAGCATTAGGTTTTAGGCCTTAAGCTTATGGCTTTTTATCGATAAAAATGTTCACAAAGAGAGAACCTTGATTGCGCAATTAAGCGTTGCCAATTAGGCAATAAATCTACGGGTAATTAGTACTACTCGGCTATGCTGTTACCAACTTTACACCTGTAGCCTATCAACGTCGTCATCTCCAACGACCCTTAAAAGATGTCTCATCTTGAGGCGAGTTTCGCACTTATATGCTTTCAGTGCTTATCTCTTCCAAACGTAGCTACTCAGCGGTGCTCCTGGCGGAACAACTGATACACCAGAGGTTTGTTCAATTCGGTCCTCTCGTACTAGAATCAAGCCCTCTCAAACATCTAACGCCCGCAATAGATAGAGACCGAACTGTCTCACGACGTTCTGAACCCAGCTCGCGTGCCACTTTAATGGGCGAACAGCCCAACCCTTGGGACCTTCTCCAGCCCCAGGATGTGACGAGCCGACATCGAGGTGCCGAACCTCCCCGTCGATGTGAGCTCTTGGGGGAGACTAGCCTGTTATCCCCGGAGTACCTTTTATCCTATGAGCGATGGCCCTTCCATACGGAACCACCGGATCACTATGTCCTGCTTTCGCACCTGATCGACTTGTAGGTCTCACAGTCAAGCACCCTTATGCCATTACACTCTACGCACGGTTACCAAGCGTGCTGAGGGTACCTTTGAAAGCCTCCGTTACTCTTTTGGAGGCGACCACCCCAGTCAAACTACCCACCACGCAGTGTCCTTCTAAAAGAAGTTAGGCTCCAAGTAAGTAAAGGGTGGTATTTCAACGTTGACTCCACAAACACTAGCGTGCCTGCTTCAAAGTCTCCCACCTATCCTACACATTACTTACTCAAAGTCAATACGAAGTTATAGTAAAGGTTCACAGGGTCTTTTCGTCCCATTGCGGGTAAACGGCATCTTCACCGTTACTACAATTTCACAGAGCTCATGGTTGAGACAGTGCCCAGATCGTTACACCATTCGTGCAGGTCGGAACTTACCCGACAAGGAATTTCGCTACCTTAGGACCGTTATAGTTACGGCCGCCGTTTACTGGGGCTTCAGTCAAACGCTTCGCATTGCTGCTAACGCCCTTCCTTAACCTTCCAGCACCGGGCAGGTGTCAGACCCTATACAGCATCTTTCGATTTAGCAGAGTCCTGTGTTTTTGATAAACAGTCGCCTGGGCCTCTTCACTGCGGCCAGCATTGCTGCTGGCGTCTCTTCTTCCGAAGTTACGAGACTATTTTGCCTAGTTCCTTAACCATGATTCACTCTAGCACCTTAGGATTCTCTCCTCGACTACCTGTGTCGGTTTTGGTACGGGTTGCTTCACTTCGGCTTTTCTTGGAAGCACTTTCCCTGCAGCAGCTTCGCCCGAAGGCTAGGCCTTGACTATTCCGTCAGTCTCCAGCAGGTACGGCACTCCGTCCCCTTTTTAGTGTGAGCAAGTATGGGAATATTAACCCATTGTCCATCCACTACCCCTTTCGGGTTCGCGTTAGGTCCCGACTAACCCTCAGCTGATTAGCATGGCTGAGGAAACCTTAGTCTTTCGGTGAGCGGGTTTCTCGCCCGCTTTATCGTTACTTATGCCTACATTTTCTTTTCTGTACGCTCCACAATATCTCACGATACTGCTTCTGTGCGAACAGAATGCTCCCCTACCAGATACAACCCAAAGTTGTAAATCCATAGCTTCGGTACTCTATTTATGCCCGATTATTATCCATGCCGGACCGCTCGACTAGTGAGCTGTTACGCACTCTTTAAATGAATGGCTGCTTCCAAGCCAACATCCTAGCTGTCAATGCAGTCCAACCGCGTTGCTTCAACTTAATAGAGATTTGGGGACCTTAGCTGTTGGTCTGGGTTCTTTCCCTCTCGGACACGGACCTTAGCACCCGCGCCCTCACTGCCGTGGAACATTTATTAGCATTCGGAGTTTGTCAGGAATTGGTAGGATTTGACTCCCCCGCATCCAATCAGTAGCTCTACCTCTAATAAACTTATACACGACGCTGCACCTAAATGCATTTCGGGGAGTACGAGCTATCTCCCAGTTTGATTGGCCTTTCACCCCTACCCACAGGTCATCCGAAGACTTTTCAACGTCAACCGGTTCGGTCCTCCACTTTGTGTTACCAAAGCTTCAACCTGCCCATGGGTAGATCACAAGGTTTCGCGTCTAATCCTACTAACTAAGCGCCCTATTCAGACTCGCTTTCGCTCCGGCTCCGGACCTGAAGTCCTTAACCTCGCTAGTAAAATTAACTCGTAGGCTCATTATGCAAAAGGCACGCCGTCACCCAACTTGTGGGCTCCGACCGCTTGTAGGCGTACGGTTTCAGGTTCTATTTCACCCTTCTATTCGAAGTGCTTTTCACCTTTCCTTCACAGTACTTGTTCACTATCGGTCTTTCAGGAGTATTTAGCCTTGGAGGATGGTCCCCCCATATTCAGACAGGATTTCACGTGTCCCGCCCTACTCATTTATCACTTATGTATGCCTTTCATATACGGGGCTATCACCCTCTATGGCTGTTCTTTCCAGAACATTCTATTAAACATATAAAAGCTTTTGGGCTAATCCGCGTTCGCTCGCCACTACTTACGGAATCTCTTCGATTTCTTTTCCTCAGGGTACTTAGATGTTTCAGTTCTCCTGGTTTGCTCTCCTTGCGGAGTGACATGTCTTCAACATGCCGGGTTGCCCCATTCGGACATCTGCGGATCAATTCGTGTGTGCCGATCCCCGCAGCTTTTCGCAGCTTACCGCGTCCTTCTTCGCCTCTGAAAGCCTAGGCATCCGCCATACGCCCTTAACGATTTCTTTCCTAATTATTAATTAGTTCAGTATTTTTTGCTCAGTATTACTACCAAGCTATTTTTGTAAACTCAAACGCTTAATTGCGCTCGGTTTTCTCTTTGTGATATTTTTACCGTTAATGTCAATGATCTTATGTCTTTCTGAAAGTCTGATAAACGGATATTTGTTTTGGCTCTATCCATCGTACTTTTAAATCAAACTCGCAAAACTGTGGAGAATAAGGGAGTCGAACCCTTGACCTCCTGCGTGCAAGGCAGGCGCTCTAGCCAGCTGAGCTAATTCCCCCTCTAGGTAAGATTAAATGATTAAAAGATTTAATAATTAAAAAATTAACAATCGCTAATATTTTAATCTTTCAACTTTTTAATACTTTAATCCCTTCAATTAGTAGTCTCGGGCAGGCTCGAACTGCCGACCTCTACATTATCAGTGTAGCGCTCTAACCAGCTGAGCTACGAGACTCTCTCTAATTAATAATTATTAATTAATAATTGTTAATTATCTCTCTTCCCTAATACTAATTTCTAGTGGGTTTTGTATTTTTATAATATAAGCAACCGAGTAAAAACTAAAACGTTTTCTTTTAAGCAAGTATATGATACATTTAAGTATCTTTTTTGTTTAACGTCTAAGGACGCTCTAAAATGAGATGTTCCAGCCGCACCTTCCGGTACGGCTACCTTGTTACGACTTAGCCCTAGTTACCTGTTTTACCCTAGGCAGCTCCTGTTACGGTCACCGACTTCAGGTACCCCAGACTTCCATGGCTTGACGGGCGGTGTGTACAAGGCCCGGGAACGTATTCACCGCGCCATGGCTGATGCGCGATTACTAGCGATTCCAGCTTCATAGAGTCGAGTTGCAGACTCCAATCCGAACTGAGACCGGCTTTCGAGATTTGCATCACATCGCTGTGTAGCTGCCCTCTGTACCGGCCATTGTATTACGTGTGTGGCCCAAGGCGTAAGGGCCGTGATGATTTGACGTCATCCCCACCTTCCTCTCTACTTGCGTAGGCAGTCTCACTAGAGTCCTCAACTTAATGCTAGCAACTAGTGACAGGGGTTGCGCTCGTTGCAGGACTTAACCTAACACCTCACGGCACGAGCTGACGACAACCATGCAGCACCTTGAAAATTGCCCGAAGGAAGGTCTATTTCTAAACCGATCAATTCCCATTTAAGCCTTGGTAAGGTTCCTCGCGTATCATCGAATTAAACCACATAATCCACCGCTTGTGCGGGCCCCCGTCAATTCCTTTGAGTTTCATTCTTGCGAACGTACTCCCCAGGTGGCTAACTTATCACTTTCGCTTAGTCTCTGAACCCGAAAGCCCAAAAACGAGTTAGCATCGTTTACGGCGTGGACTACCAGGGTATCTAATCCTGTTCGCTCCCCACGCTTTC includes the following:
- the rpsS gene encoding 30S ribosomal protein S19 gives rise to the protein MARSLKKGPFIAYTLDKKVQANIEAGKKTVIKTWSRASMISPDFVGQTIAVHNGKSFIPVYVTENMVGHKLGEFSPTRSFRGHGGNKNKGSR
- the rplC gene encoding 50S ribosomal protein L3, producing MSGIIGKKIGMTSLFDENGKNMPCTVIQAGPCSVLQVRTIEKDGYKSVQLGFDDKSEKNVGKALAGHFKKAGSAPKAKLVEFYREFVDTVSVGDEVKVNLFAEGEFVDVTGTSKGKGFQGVVKRHGFGGVMQATHGQHNRLRAPGSIGAGSDPSRVFKGMRMAGRMGGKQVTVQNLQVLKVDQEQNLLVVKGAVPGAKNSYVIIRKWN
- the rplW gene encoding 50S ribosomal protein L23; this translates as MSLIIKPVISEKANYLTDLRGAYSFLVQPKANKIQIKKAIEVAYGVKVADVRTMIYAPKVSSKHTKKGLQVGKTNKLKKAIITLAEGEVIDIFAVN
- the rplV gene encoding 50S ribosomal protein L22; this translates as MGSRKRESALARKLTNQDVVKALHNDCPTSPRKMRLVADIIRGVEVDKALSILKYSKKGASEKLEKVLLSAMANWQTKNEGADIEEANLIVKEIFVDSARQLKRLRPAPQGRGYRIRKRSNHITLILGTKEN
- the rplB gene encoding 50S ribosomal protein L2 translates to MSVRKLKPITPGQRFRIVNNFEEITTNKPEKSLTVGISKSGGRNQTGKMTMRYTGGGHKKKYRIIDFKRNKHDVEATVKTVEYDPNRTAFIALVEYADGEKRYIIAPNGIKVDQKIISGESVEPNVGNAMKLKNIPLGTVISCIEMKPGQGAILARSAGSSAQLTSRDGKYAIIKLPSGESRMILTECYAMIGSVSNSDHQLTVSGKAGRSRWLGRRPRTRPVVMNPVDHPMGGGEGKSSGGHPRSRNGMPAKGYKTRKKNKASNRHIISKRK
- the rplD gene encoding 50S ribosomal protein L4, which produces MELVVLNTSGKETGKKVTLDESVFGIEPNKHAVYLEVKQYLAAQRQGTHKSKERSEITGSTKKLKKQKGSGSARYGDIKSPVFRGGGRIFGPKPRDYRFKLNKALKRLAKKSVLSQKMKDNSIKIVEGLSISAPKTKDFITILNALALNDKKSLFILPDTNKNVYLSSRNLPKTKVMKFNEISSYDLINAGEIVFLEGAVEKFQENLKK
- a CDS encoding low affinity iron permease family protein, whose product is MSKSDKSIFERFSNWATKFTGSSYAFLSAVAIVVIWALSGPVFNYSETWQLVINTGTTIITFLMVFLIQKAQNKDSKAIQIKLNELIAANEKASNRMVDIEDLTEKELDQIHCYYEKLADFAEEDEDIHASHSIDAAHRNQDSKQASFKKKYEEWMREQAQQ